A genomic window from Streptomyces sp. NBC_00234 includes:
- a CDS encoding lytic transglycosylase domain-containing protein, which produces MSSDGPSTAKIAIGAAGGLGCLTSPAVLLGTVIVVIVVGGLGVLLAPLIALIQLFGGGGVDPAIEADKVVEVFQGDGKGELDPAQVPAELLEPIKAAGALCEAIGPVVIAAQLERESGFDANKVGADGAEGVSQLPPAVFTKYGQDENDNDKISAFDAADSIMAQGRHLCALAGEVQLLIDNGQAIGTVLDLTLAAYDTDLEAVRQAGGIPTTNQSQGYVVGIRALFARYEGIGAPPPSFTPSPTPTPTSTRNPTPTPTPSPTPTPTPTPTPTPSESP; this is translated from the coding sequence ATGAGTTCCGACGGTCCCAGCACGGCGAAGATCGCCATCGGCGCGGCGGGCGGCCTCGGCTGCCTGACCTCACCGGCCGTACTCCTCGGGACGGTGATCGTCGTCATCGTCGTCGGCGGGCTCGGCGTGCTCCTGGCCCCGCTCATCGCCCTCATCCAACTGTTCGGAGGCGGCGGCGTGGACCCGGCCATCGAGGCCGACAAGGTCGTGGAGGTGTTCCAGGGGGACGGGAAGGGCGAACTCGACCCCGCCCAGGTACCGGCGGAGCTCCTGGAACCCATCAAGGCGGCCGGCGCGCTCTGCGAGGCGATCGGCCCGGTGGTGATCGCCGCCCAGCTGGAGCGCGAGTCCGGCTTCGACGCGAACAAGGTCGGTGCGGACGGGGCCGAGGGCGTCTCACAGCTGCCCCCGGCCGTGTTCACGAAGTACGGCCAGGACGAGAACGACAACGACAAGATCTCGGCGTTCGACGCGGCCGACTCGATCATGGCGCAGGGCCGCCATCTCTGCGCGCTGGCCGGAGAAGTCCAGCTCCTCATCGACAACGGCCAGGCCATCGGCACCGTACTCGACCTGACACTCGCGGCCTACGACACGGACCTCGAAGCCGTACGCCAGGCCGGCGGCATCCCCACCACGAACCAGTCGCAGGGCTATGTCGTGGGCATCCGGGCGCTGTTCGCGAGGTACGAGGGCATCGGCGCCCCGCCCCCGTCCTTCACCCCTTCGCCGACCCCGACGCCGACCTCGACACGGAATCCGACACCCACACCGACACCGAGCCCCACACCCACACCCACACCCACACCCACACCCACACCGAGCGAATCACCGTAG
- a CDS encoding SRPBCC family protein: MIRVQRTMLVRRPLDEAITFLEDFARTEQWDPATVSCLRLDSGPVRPGSSWRNTSRFRGRTTELTYRLSVRDADRLVFVGENRTVVARDDLHFVHGADGTTRLSYRATFRFKGVARLVAFLLRKDVERLADDVAAALPRVLDAEVS; the protein is encoded by the coding sequence GTGATCAGAGTGCAACGCACCATGCTCGTCCGTCGCCCACTGGACGAGGCCATCACATTCCTGGAGGATTTCGCGCGCACGGAGCAATGGGACCCTGCCACCGTCTCCTGTCTCCGCCTCGACAGCGGACCGGTACGGCCCGGATCGTCCTGGCGCAACACCTCCCGCTTCCGAGGCCGCACCACCGAGCTGACCTACCGTCTGAGCGTCCGGGACGCGGACCGTCTCGTCTTCGTCGGAGAGAACCGGACTGTCGTGGCGAGGGACGACCTCCACTTCGTTCACGGAGCCGACGGAACGACTCGGCTGTCCTACCGCGCGACGTTCCGCTTCAAGGGCGTGGCGCGCCTGGTCGCCTTCCTGCTGCGGAAGGACGTCGAGCGCCTCGCGGACGACGTGGCTGCCGCGCTGCCGCGGGTTCTCGATGCGGAAGTGTCGTAG
- a CDS encoding DUF2075 domain-containing protein: MLFRESTATVAARSLEGTLALHLMENFRHAHGHRPGASEVRSWERSIPALTGALLDAGLGDVEMLIEYTLPLTSKRADVILAGVHPSTGEPSYVVVELKQWSQAFAEEEDPLLCRIDAYPRPVLNPIEQVRGYCSYLVSFNGALERTPEAVAGVAFLHNATEFGISSLREIPEDLQGRLYTAEQRGAFLDFLRSRLAPKSGAGAADLLVQGRTRPSKQLMAVAAAEVRDREQFVLLDEQRIAYELVLSAVRKAKRSNHKQVVVVTGGPGSGKSVIALSLLGELYRRGETALHATGSASFTKTMRKIAGARKPEVQRLFMYFNSFMAAEPNDLDVLICDEAHRLRKTSANRYTKAALRTDRPQVAELIDAARVPVFLLDQHQVVRPGEMGTKEQIKDAAAAQGLDCVVVELDSQFRCGGSDAYVQWVANLLGLEGDEPTVWEPDGKVELLLADTPQELEDFLVARRDEGQGKYSARMTAGYCWKWTTKITPEMSELPRDVVIGDWSRPWNVPGDRSLFGAPSAPLWANDPAGFGQVGCVYTAQGFEYDWSGVIMGPDLVWRTDQWVVDRTASKDPIFTKATPDAEVHRLIRNTYKVLLTRGMVGTMIYSTDPETREKLRSLVHPETAVKVAVHT, translated from the coding sequence TTGCTGTTCCGCGAGTCCACCGCGACCGTCGCCGCCCGCAGCCTGGAAGGAACGCTGGCGCTGCACCTGATGGAGAACTTCCGGCACGCGCACGGCCACCGGCCCGGAGCATCCGAGGTGCGGTCCTGGGAACGCAGCATCCCTGCCCTCACCGGTGCGCTGCTCGATGCCGGGCTCGGCGACGTCGAGATGCTGATCGAGTACACCCTCCCCCTGACCAGCAAGCGTGCCGACGTGATACTCGCCGGGGTTCACCCGTCGACCGGCGAACCGTCGTACGTCGTGGTCGAGCTCAAGCAGTGGAGTCAGGCATTCGCCGAGGAGGAGGATCCCCTCCTCTGCCGGATAGACGCATACCCGCGTCCCGTGCTCAACCCGATCGAGCAGGTCCGCGGGTACTGCTCCTACCTGGTCTCGTTCAACGGCGCACTGGAGCGGACACCGGAGGCGGTGGCCGGGGTGGCGTTCCTGCACAACGCGACGGAGTTCGGCATCAGTTCCCTGCGTGAGATCCCGGAGGACCTCCAGGGCCGTTTGTACACCGCGGAGCAGCGCGGGGCGTTTCTCGACTTCCTGCGTTCGCGGCTCGCGCCCAAATCCGGGGCAGGGGCCGCCGACCTGCTCGTCCAGGGCAGGACGCGCCCGTCGAAGCAGCTGATGGCCGTGGCGGCAGCCGAGGTCCGGGACCGCGAGCAGTTCGTCCTCCTCGACGAGCAGCGGATCGCCTACGAACTGGTCCTCTCTGCGGTGCGCAAGGCCAAGCGGTCGAACCACAAGCAGGTGGTCGTGGTGACCGGCGGCCCCGGTTCCGGCAAGAGCGTCATCGCGCTGTCGCTCCTCGGCGAGCTGTACCGGCGCGGGGAGACCGCTCTGCACGCGACCGGTTCGGCGTCGTTCACCAAGACGATGCGCAAGATCGCCGGCGCCCGGAAGCCCGAGGTGCAACGGCTGTTCATGTACTTCAACAGTTTCATGGCGGCCGAGCCCAACGACCTCGACGTCCTCATCTGCGACGAGGCCCACCGGCTCCGCAAGACATCCGCCAACCGCTACACCAAGGCCGCTCTGCGCACCGACCGCCCGCAGGTGGCGGAACTGATCGACGCGGCCCGGGTGCCGGTGTTCCTGCTCGACCAGCACCAGGTGGTGCGGCCCGGCGAGATGGGTACCAAGGAGCAGATCAAGGACGCCGCCGCCGCGCAGGGCCTCGACTGCGTCGTAGTGGAACTGGACAGCCAGTTCCGCTGCGGCGGCAGCGATGCCTACGTGCAGTGGGTCGCGAACCTGCTCGGTCTCGAGGGCGACGAGCCGACCGTCTGGGAGCCGGACGGCAAGGTGGAGCTGCTGCTCGCCGACACCCCGCAGGAGCTGGAGGACTTCCTCGTCGCCCGCCGCGACGAAGGCCAGGGGAAGTACAGCGCGCGCATGACGGCCGGGTACTGCTGGAAGTGGACCACGAAGATCACACCGGAGATGTCCGAACTGCCCCGCGACGTCGTCATCGGCGACTGGTCACGGCCCTGGAACGTTCCCGGCGACCGGTCCCTGTTCGGCGCCCCGTCGGCACCGCTCTGGGCCAACGATCCGGCCGGCTTCGGCCAGGTGGGCTGTGTGTACACCGCCCAGGGCTTCGAGTACGACTGGTCGGGCGTGATCATGGGCCCGGACCTGGTGTGGCGCACCGACCAGTGGGTGGTGGACCGCACCGCTTCGAAGGATCCGATCTTCACAAAGGCAACCCCGGACGCCGAGGTCCACCGGCTCATCCGCAACACGTACAAAGTGCTGCTGACCCGCGGGATGGTCGGGACGATGATCTACTCCACGGATCCTGAGACCCGCGAGAAGCTGCGCTCGCTCGTCCACCCGGAGACAGCGGTCAAGGTGGCTGTTCACACGTGA
- a CDS encoding DUF7144 family membrane protein produces MTGHTAGSPTRGGSRSGLGSGWLVFAGVLMIFGGLMMVLAGISAIAGDDVFVTTRNYVYEFDLTGWGWIHFALGIVIFLAGLALFSGATWARVVGVVLAGLSMIANFMWLPYSPFWALALIAIDGFVIWALCAAPGPREL; encoded by the coding sequence ATGACAGGTCACACCGCAGGCAGCCCGACGCGCGGCGGCTCCAGAAGCGGCCTCGGCAGCGGCTGGCTGGTCTTTGCCGGAGTCCTGATGATCTTCGGCGGTCTGATGATGGTGCTTGCGGGCATCTCGGCGATCGCCGGTGACGACGTCTTCGTCACGACGCGCAACTACGTGTACGAGTTCGACCTCACCGGGTGGGGATGGATTCACTTCGCTCTGGGCATCGTGATCTTCCTGGCGGGCCTCGCCCTGTTCAGCGGCGCCACCTGGGCGCGGGTGGTCGGTGTCGTGCTCGCCGGTCTGAGCATGATCGCGAACTTCATGTGGCTGCCCTACTCGCCGTTCTGGGCGCTCGCGCTCATCGCGATCGACGGGTTCGTCATCTGGGCGCTCTGTGCCGCTCCCGGCCCGAGGGAGCTCTGA
- a CDS encoding TetR/AcrR family transcriptional regulator — MAEAPAASRRRKLTPERERELLRVTAELVGEVGYEQVTMAAVAQRAKCSTATLYRQWESKPRLVISAWKALIAEAGNDLSRIDTGSLRGDLMDVARYLVADDPVKDTFTSMPAALVQDEALMEIVREILIHPILRDLAQLFERAVARGEIEAGNPVIDLADQILLGPWLAQNILHGIPATQELMETVVELVLLPALTAQPATA; from the coding sequence ATGGCCGAGGCACCTGCGGCGTCGCGCCGCCGCAAGCTCACCCCGGAACGGGAGCGTGAGCTGCTGCGCGTGACGGCCGAGCTCGTCGGTGAGGTCGGCTACGAGCAGGTGACCATGGCCGCGGTCGCGCAGCGGGCGAAGTGCAGCACGGCGACGCTCTACCGGCAGTGGGAGAGCAAGCCGCGGCTGGTGATCTCGGCGTGGAAGGCCCTCATCGCGGAGGCCGGAAACGACCTGTCCCGCATCGACACCGGCAGTCTGCGCGGCGACCTGATGGACGTGGCGCGGTACCTGGTGGCGGACGACCCGGTCAAGGACACCTTCACCTCGATGCCGGCTGCCCTCGTCCAGGACGAGGCCCTCATGGAGATCGTGCGCGAGATCCTGATCCACCCCATCCTGCGCGACCTGGCCCAGCTCTTCGAGCGTGCGGTGGCCAGGGGAGAGATCGAGGCCGGAAACCCGGTCATCGACCTGGCGGACCAGATCCTGCTCGGCCCGTGGCTCGCACAGAACATCCTCCACGGGATCCCGGCGACCCAGGAGCTGATGGAAACCGTCGTCGAGCTGGTGCTTTTGCCGGCCCTCACCGCGCAGCCCGCCACCGCCTGA
- a CDS encoding cyclase family protein — MTAEEFRALYGRLRGATRTDDPRGALRHLTPERVVAAAAEVRTGLTVSLSAPVDTRPGPDNPEPAVHRMTGPPADDIGADGLYFAVDRFAMNVHGDADSHLDALCHVLYDGKLYNGVPATAVTAQGAGSLSVELVRNGIVGRGVLLDIPRLRGVPWLEPGDSVTADDLTGAEAAQGVRAGPGDLLLVRVGHRRRRTELGPWTSARARAGLHPTAVEFLAERRIAVLGSDGNNDSAPSAVADVAFPVHVLAMHAMGVHLMDYLQFEQLSPACADAGRWSFLCVVAPLRLPAATGSPVNPIAVL, encoded by the coding sequence ATGACGGCGGAGGAGTTCCGGGCCCTCTACGGGCGGCTGCGCGGCGCCACACGGACGGACGATCCGCGCGGAGCCCTCCGGCACCTGACACCCGAACGGGTCGTGGCAGCCGCCGCGGAGGTACGGACCGGCCTCACGGTCTCGCTGTCCGCACCGGTCGACACCCGGCCGGGCCCGGACAACCCCGAACCCGCGGTTCACCGGATGACCGGACCCCCCGCGGACGACATCGGGGCGGACGGACTGTACTTCGCCGTCGACCGCTTCGCGATGAACGTGCACGGGGACGCGGACAGCCACCTCGACGCGCTCTGTCACGTGCTGTACGACGGCAAGCTGTACAACGGGGTGCCCGCGACCGCGGTGACGGCTCAGGGCGCAGGTTCGCTCTCCGTGGAGCTGGTCAGGAACGGCATCGTCGGTCGCGGCGTGCTGCTGGACATCCCGCGCCTGCGCGGTGTGCCCTGGCTGGAGCCGGGGGACAGCGTGACGGCGGACGACCTGACCGGCGCCGAGGCGGCTCAAGGGGTCCGGGCCGGGCCCGGGGACCTGTTGCTCGTCCGGGTGGGCCACCGCCGCCGCCGCACGGAGCTCGGCCCGTGGACGTCGGCCCGGGCCCGGGCCGGTCTCCACCCGACCGCCGTGGAGTTCCTCGCCGAGAGGCGCATCGCCGTGCTGGGCAGCGACGGCAACAACGACTCCGCGCCCAGTGCCGTGGCGGACGTCGCCTTCCCGGTACATGTGCTGGCCATGCACGCCATGGGCGTGCATCTGATGGACTATCTGCAGTTCGAGCAGCTCTCCCCGGCCTGCGCGGATGCCGGCCGATGGAGTTTCCTCTGCGTGGTGGCCCCCCTGCGGCTGCCCGCGGCGACCGGCTCCCCCGTGAATCCCATCGCCGTGCTGTGA
- a CDS encoding MMPL family transporter, with translation MATFLHKIGRVAFKRRWLVVLLWALVLGAVGIGASNSSGPAGSSITLPGTEAQRAIDLLGERFPAANADGATARVVLRAPDGEKISSPENKAALDATLADVKDSSTRIGQISDPFASKAVSADGTTAYAQVTYTAADADLTDGDHTGLDKALESGRDHGLTVEASGDALAAPEESHTAEAIGFALAAVILLITFGSLVAAGLPLLTALVGVGVSMAAITALSGPLDLNSNASALATMLGIAVGIDYALFIVSRYRSERADGYDAREAAARANGTAGSAVVFAGLTVVIALAGLAVVNLPILTAMGLAAAGAVAVAVLVATTLVPALLGFAGERVRGRTRKQPAPAHSTEPGKPGLGQRWISYVLRKPAQVLLLAVVALGVVALPATQLELGLPDDGSKAASSTQRKAYDMLSESFGPGFNGPLTVTIDDRDPAVARSGADDMGTALSGLPDVAAVTPAAFNESGDTAIISVVPKSAPGSDATKNLVDDIRVLAGDLQSDTGARSLVTGTTALNIDISDKFSAAIVPYLALVVGLAVLVLILVFRSILVPVKAALGFLLSVLASLGALVAVFQWGWLKDLIGLEQTGPIMSLMPVLMVGIVFGLAMDYQVFLVTRMREAYVHGADARTAVETGFKHSATVVTAAALIMISVFAGFVGSHDAMLKALGFGLAIAVAFDAFVVRMTIIPAALALLGKRAWSLPAWIDRILPDVDIEGEKLAKHTPAAPTVREPSFAGSTDDNH, from the coding sequence ATGGCCACCTTCCTCCACAAGATCGGCAGGGTCGCGTTCAAGCGACGCTGGCTGGTCGTCCTCCTCTGGGCGCTCGTCCTGGGCGCTGTGGGCATCGGCGCCTCCAACAGCTCGGGCCCCGCCGGCTCCAGCATCACCCTGCCCGGTACGGAGGCCCAGCGCGCCATCGACCTCCTGGGCGAGAGGTTCCCGGCGGCCAACGCCGACGGAGCCACCGCGCGCGTCGTGCTGCGCGCTCCCGACGGCGAGAAGATCAGCAGCCCGGAAAACAAGGCCGCTCTCGACGCGACTCTGGCCGACGTCAAGGACTCCTCCACCCGCATCGGGCAGATCAGCGATCCCTTCGCCTCCAAGGCGGTCAGCGCGGACGGCACCACCGCCTACGCCCAGGTCACCTACACCGCCGCGGACGCAGACCTCACCGACGGCGACCACACGGGCCTGGACAAGGCCCTCGAATCAGGGCGTGACCACGGGCTGACGGTGGAAGCGTCCGGCGACGCGCTGGCCGCCCCCGAGGAAAGCCACACCGCCGAGGCCATCGGCTTCGCCCTGGCTGCCGTCATCCTCCTCATCACCTTCGGTTCCCTCGTCGCCGCCGGTCTGCCCCTGCTCACCGCGCTCGTCGGAGTGGGCGTGAGCATGGCCGCCATCACCGCCCTCAGCGGCCCACTCGACCTCAACAGCAACGCCTCGGCTCTCGCCACGATGCTGGGCATCGCGGTCGGCATCGACTACGCCCTGTTCATCGTCTCCCGCTACCGCTCCGAACGCGCGGACGGGTACGACGCCCGCGAGGCCGCCGCTCGCGCCAACGGCACCGCAGGATCCGCAGTGGTCTTCGCGGGACTGACTGTCGTCATCGCCCTCGCGGGACTGGCCGTGGTGAACCTGCCCATCCTGACCGCGATGGGTCTCGCCGCCGCCGGCGCCGTCGCCGTCGCCGTCCTCGTAGCCACCACTCTGGTCCCCGCCCTCCTCGGCTTCGCCGGCGAACGCGTACGCGGCAGGACTCGTAAGCAGCCCGCCCCGGCCCACAGCACCGAGCCCGGCAAGCCGGGACTGGGGCAGCGCTGGATCTCCTACGTCCTGCGCAAGCCGGCCCAGGTACTCCTCCTGGCCGTGGTCGCCCTCGGCGTGGTCGCCCTCCCGGCCACCCAGCTCGAACTCGGGCTGCCGGACGACGGCTCCAAGGCCGCCTCGTCCACCCAGCGCAAGGCGTACGACATGCTGTCCGAGTCCTTCGGGCCCGGCTTCAACGGTCCCCTCACGGTGACCATCGACGACCGGGACCCGGCCGTCGCCCGCAGCGGCGCCGATGACATGGGCACGGCCCTCTCCGGTCTTCCGGACGTGGCCGCCGTGACCCCGGCCGCCTTCAACGAGAGCGGCGACACCGCGATCATCAGCGTCGTCCCCAAGAGCGCACCGGGCAGCGACGCCACCAAGAACCTCGTCGACGACATCCGCGTCCTGGCCGGCGATCTCCAGTCCGACACCGGTGCCCGTTCCCTCGTGACCGGCACCACCGCACTCAACATCGACATCTCCGACAAGTTCAGCGCGGCGATCGTGCCCTACCTGGCGCTCGTCGTCGGCCTGGCCGTCCTCGTGCTGATCCTCGTCTTCCGGTCCATCCTGGTCCCCGTCAAGGCAGCCCTCGGGTTCCTGCTCTCCGTGCTGGCTTCCCTCGGCGCCCTCGTCGCCGTCTTCCAGTGGGGCTGGCTGAAGGACCTCATCGGCCTCGAACAGACCGGCCCCATCATGAGCCTGATGCCCGTGCTCATGGTCGGCATCGTGTTCGGCCTGGCGATGGACTACCAGGTGTTCCTGGTGACCCGCATGCGCGAGGCGTACGTCCACGGAGCGGATGCCCGCACCGCGGTCGAGACGGGCTTCAAGCACAGCGCCACCGTCGTCACCGCCGCGGCCCTCATCATGATCAGCGTCTTCGCCGGCTTCGTCGGCTCCCACGACGCCATGCTCAAGGCTCTCGGATTCGGCCTGGCCATCGCGGTCGCCTTCGACGCGTTCGTCGTCCGCATGACGATCATCCCCGCGGCCCTGGCCCTCCTCGGCAAGCGCGCCTGGTCCCTGCCCGCCTGGATCGACCGCATCCTGCCCGACGTCGACATCGAAGGAGAAAAGCTCGCCAAGCACACACCTGCCGCCCCCACGGTCCGCGAACCCAGCTTCGCCGGCTCCACGGACGACAACCACTGA
- a CDS encoding DUF6668 family protein: MTVPSAEPAGPQMWVRGPTRQQPAGEPGTAAEDGSTTMLRPVAAQGLRSPAEAGGRPRPQRPRRSRQGTLSGEGLGWVGAHGGAGASTLARVLGGSDLGCAWPDPSRGEPARVMLVARTHAEGMRAASRALNALREGRHPAGMELVALVLVADAPGRLPLVLANRVRILRSAAPVRRLPWIPAWRLGKETRKLPKELFRLGALAGTRPDGPGE, translated from the coding sequence ATGACTGTCCCTTCAGCGGAGCCCGCCGGCCCGCAGATGTGGGTACGGGGGCCCACGCGTCAGCAGCCCGCCGGGGAGCCGGGTACGGCTGCCGAGGACGGATCCACGACGATGCTGCGGCCGGTGGCCGCGCAGGGGTTGCGGAGTCCCGCCGAGGCGGGCGGACGGCCCCGGCCGCAGCGCCCCCGCCGCAGTCGGCAGGGGACCCTGTCCGGTGAAGGGCTCGGCTGGGTCGGCGCGCACGGGGGCGCCGGGGCGAGCACGCTGGCCCGGGTGCTCGGCGGCAGCGACCTCGGATGTGCGTGGCCCGATCCGTCCCGGGGCGAACCCGCCCGCGTGATGCTGGTGGCTCGCACGCACGCCGAAGGGATGCGCGCCGCTTCCCGCGCACTGAACGCCCTCCGCGAGGGCCGGCATCCCGCCGGAATGGAGCTGGTGGCGCTGGTGCTCGTCGCGGACGCGCCCGGCCGGCTCCCTCTCGTACTCGCCAACCGGGTACGGATTCTGCGGTCCGCCGCTCCCGTGCGGCGGCTCCCGTGGATCCCCGCCTGGCGGCTGGGCAAGGAGACGAGGAAGCTCCCCAAGGAACTGTTCCGGCTGGGCGCGCTGGCCGGTACGCGTCCCGACGGGCCGGGGGAGTGA
- a CDS encoding sigma-70 family RNA polymerase sigma factor, with the protein MGSGESRDSKERALRALYEEQANPLYAYVLRLVGGDRHRAEDIIQETLLRCWSKQDLSLEPALLRPWLFRVARNLVIDGHRRRLARPSEIDGSNWLREMSADADEIENVLSSVVVGEAFKALSEAHREVLYETYFVGRTTQEAATALGIPHGTVKSRVYYALRSLRLALEERGVATPTAAPLPAAAARV; encoded by the coding sequence ATGGGATCGGGCGAATCACGGGACAGCAAGGAACGAGCCCTGCGCGCCCTGTACGAGGAACAGGCCAACCCGCTCTACGCGTACGTCCTGCGCCTGGTCGGCGGCGACCGCCACCGGGCGGAGGACATCATCCAGGAGACGCTTCTGCGCTGCTGGAGCAAGCAGGACCTGAGCCTCGAACCGGCCCTGTTGCGGCCCTGGCTCTTCAGGGTGGCCCGCAACCTCGTCATCGACGGCCACCGGCGCCGCCTCGCCCGCCCCTCCGAGATCGACGGCAGCAACTGGCTGCGCGAGATGTCGGCGGACGCGGACGAGATCGAGAACGTCCTCTCGTCGGTCGTGGTCGGCGAGGCGTTCAAGGCACTCTCCGAGGCACACCGCGAGGTCCTGTACGAGACGTACTTCGTGGGCAGAACCACGCAGGAAGCCGCCACCGCTCTCGGCATCCCCCACGGCACGGTCAAGTCCCGCGTGTACTACGCCCTGCGGTCCCTGCGCCTGGCTCTGGAGGAACGCGGCGTCGCGACGCCCACGGCGGCGCCGCTTCCGGCCGCGGCGGCGCGGGTCTGA
- a CDS encoding GMC family oxidoreductase, with protein MGDSPHYDVIIIGTGAGGGTLAHRLAPSGKRVLLIERGDYLPRERDNWDSTAVFVKGKYRAPEFWLDQHGNEFPPEVNYYVGGNTKFYGAALFRLRPEDFGEIRHHSGVSPAWPIRYEDLEPYYTQAEHLYLVHGRHGEDPGEGPVSAQYAHPPVAHEPRIQQLSDDLEKLGLHPFHLPIGVDLSQDDSGAATHASACIRCDRVDGFPCLVRAKSDAEVICVEPALRHPHVEMITNTQVVRLETDATGRSVDAVVGRLSDGSEVRFSADVVVVSCGAVNSAALLLASADDHHPTGLANSSGVVGRYYMRHNNLALMAISKEPNNTKFQKTLALNDWYLGSDDWDFPLGGVQMLGKSDAEQIHGEAPRWAGAVAPDMPFEVLAHHAVDFWLCGEDLPLPGNRVTVDSDARVHLALDEKNNVEGLKRLRHKLQKMLGHLGMHDQHLLSRSIYLHKGMPIGATAHQAGTVRFGTDPAASALDVNCKAHDLDNLYVVDTSFFPSIGAVNPSLTAIANALRVGDHILDRLK; from the coding sequence GTGGGCGACTCTCCCCACTACGACGTCATCATCATCGGCACCGGCGCGGGCGGCGGCACGCTCGCCCACCGGCTCGCACCTTCCGGCAAGCGGGTTCTCCTCATCGAACGCGGCGACTACCTGCCGCGCGAGCGGGACAACTGGGACTCCACCGCCGTGTTCGTGAAGGGGAAGTACCGGGCTCCGGAGTTCTGGCTCGACCAGCACGGCAACGAATTCCCGCCCGAGGTCAACTACTACGTCGGCGGGAACACGAAGTTCTACGGCGCTGCCCTCTTCCGGCTGCGTCCCGAGGACTTCGGCGAGATCCGTCATCACAGCGGCGTGTCGCCCGCCTGGCCCATTCGGTACGAGGACCTGGAGCCCTACTACACCCAGGCCGAGCATCTCTACCTCGTCCACGGACGGCACGGCGAGGACCCGGGCGAAGGTCCGGTGAGCGCTCAGTACGCCCATCCACCCGTGGCACACGAACCACGCATCCAGCAGCTGAGCGACGACCTGGAGAAGCTGGGTCTGCACCCGTTCCATCTGCCGATCGGCGTCGACCTCAGCCAGGACGACAGCGGAGCGGCCACCCATGCCAGCGCCTGTATCCGGTGCGACCGGGTCGACGGCTTTCCCTGCCTCGTGCGCGCGAAGTCCGACGCAGAGGTCATCTGCGTGGAGCCGGCGCTGCGGCATCCTCACGTCGAGATGATCACCAATACACAGGTGGTCCGGCTGGAGACGGACGCGACGGGGCGCAGCGTCGACGCGGTCGTCGGCCGCCTCTCCGACGGCTCGGAAGTCCGGTTCTCGGCGGACGTCGTGGTCGTCTCCTGCGGGGCGGTCAACTCGGCGGCACTGCTGCTGGCATCGGCCGATGACCACCACCCCACAGGGCTGGCGAACAGCTCCGGCGTCGTCGGCCGTTACTACATGCGCCACAACAACCTCGCGCTGATGGCCATCTCCAAGGAGCCCAACAACACCAAGTTCCAGAAGACCCTGGCGCTGAACGACTGGTACCTCGGCTCGGACGACTGGGACTTCCCGCTGGGCGGCGTCCAGATGCTCGGCAAGTCGGACGCCGAGCAGATCCACGGCGAAGCCCCCCGGTGGGCGGGCGCCGTCGCTCCCGACATGCCGTTCGAGGTGCTGGCACACCATGCCGTCGACTTCTGGCTGTGCGGCGAGGACCTCCCGCTGCCCGGCAACCGGGTCACGGTGGACAGCGACGCGCGGGTGCACCTCGCCCTCGACGAGAAGAACAACGTCGAAGGTCTGAAGCGGCTGAGGCACAAACTCCAGAAGATGCTGGGTCACTTGGGCATGCACGATCAACACCTGCTGTCCCGCAGCATCTATCTGCACAAGGGCATGCCGATCGGCGCCACCGCCCATCAGGCGGGCACCGTCCGCTTCGGCACCGACCCCGCCGCCTCCGCCCTCGACGTCAACTGCAAGGCCCATGACCTGGACAACCTGTACGTCGTCGACACGAGCTTCTTCCCCAGCATCGGTGCGGTCAACCCGTCCTTGACGGCCATCGCCAACGCGCTGCGGGTCGGCGACCACATCCTCGACCGGCTGAAGTGA